The Pseudanabaena sp. PCC 6802 genomic interval TCCGGCGACCAACCTGCCGCATCAAAGCTATTAGATACCCATTTAATGATAGGAATATCAGAATTTTTTGTCTTTGCCACCGTAGTGGGAACTCCGTCAACCTGAGCGCAAACAAAGCTAGCCTCTTTAGCCTGTACCGAAGAGAAGTTAGAGCAACCGGAGATATTGCCAACCAAAATCGCCACGACTGGAACCATCAGAATTATTGAAAACCTTTGATTTAACATAAACCACCTACAAACTTTAGTTCACTTTGATTTATCAAATAGATCGGTATTCTTGGGACAGTTGTTGAGCAACCGACATACCTCAGAATTACGAGGCAACCAAATCCCCACAATTGTGCCAAAGATGGCAATGCAGACAATACCAACCAGACCGCGCCAGACCAACGCCCTAATTTTCAACTGGTTTGGGTTCAATTGATACCCACTATTGTTAGTCTTGTTGTTAGAAAGACCCTCAGTCGAGCCGCCACCCTGCTCCATTCCCTTTAGATCTTTCAAAACTTCAGTTGCACTCTGATAGCGGTCTTGCGGCTGCTCCCGCAATAGTTTGCTTAAAATCCGGATGAATGGATCGCTGAGCGGAACCGGAGTATCCCACCTCCAGTTTTTTGTTCCGTTATTAAACAATTCCCATCGATCCTTGCCCGTGAGTAAATTTAGGGCAGACAAAGCTAGGGAATATAAGTCACTGCTAGACGAGCATTCTCCGGTGAGCATTTGTTCCGGTGCCGAAAATGCGTGTTTGCCGACAGTTGTTCCCCAGATCTTCCTGGCTTCGGGTGAAATATCCACACCAGCTTCAATTACCTTCGCAACACCAAAATCAATCAACATTGATAGAGGTTCATTTTGCCGATCGCTCCGATCCCCAGATTCCTGGATCGAAGGTTGCATAATGTTATCCGGGGAAATATCGCGATGAATTACCCCTTGTGCGTGTATATACGCTAACACTGGTAACAGATCCTTCAACCACTGGATCGCCTCAATTTCTGAGAAGGTTTGCCCTCTTTGCAGGCGTTGCCGCAGAATATCGGCATAGGTAAGCCCCTCAATATAGTCCTGTACCAGAAACCAACGATTATCCTGCAAGAACCAGCCATGGAACTTGGGGATCTGGGGATGGCTGAGCCGATCCAAGGTTTTAGCCTCTCGTTCAAATAGTTCCAACGCCTTCGGTATAGCAGCTTCCGACACGTTCCGCGGACAAAACTCTTTAACCACACAATTGCGATCGAAGCGCTTGTTATCCACGGCAAGATAGGTACGCCCTAATCCACCCTGCCCAAGCACTTTTACAATTTGATAGCGACTATCCAACACTGTATCAATTGGTACAGGCTTCTCAAAATCTAAAAATGGGTCTGAAGACGGGTCTGATGTAGGGTACATGACCGTTAACGAAGGGGAGAATGCCAAAATGGTATCAAGAACAATCATGTCAGTCAAACTCCGGCAACATTAATCAATAGTCTCGTAACTAACCTGAAACATAAATACATCTTGCGGCTAAGCGAAATATATTCAACTACATTCATAGTAGGGGAGAAATATCTTGGATAAACCAGTCAAAGATTTAAATTAGATCTAAACTAGATATAAT includes:
- a CDS encoding serine/threonine-protein kinase, with translation MIVLDTILAFSPSLTVMYPTSDPSSDPFLDFEKPVPIDTVLDSRYQIVKVLGQGGLGRTYLAVDNKRFDRNCVVKEFCPRNVSEAAIPKALELFEREAKTLDRLSHPQIPKFHGWFLQDNRWFLVQDYIEGLTYADILRQRLQRGQTFSEIEAIQWLKDLLPVLAYIHAQGVIHRDISPDNIMQPSIQESGDRSDRQNEPLSMLIDFGVAKVIEAGVDISPEARKIWGTTVGKHAFSAPEQMLTGECSSSSDLYSLALSALNLLTGKDRWELFNNGTKNWRWDTPVPLSDPFIRILSKLLREQPQDRYQSATEVLKDLKGMEQGGGSTEGLSNNKTNNSGYQLNPNQLKIRALVWRGLVGIVCIAIFGTIVGIWLPRNSEVCRLLNNCPKNTDLFDKSK